The following coding sequences are from one Oncorhynchus kisutch isolate 150728-3 linkage group LG23, Okis_V2, whole genome shotgun sequence window:
- the LOC109868348 gene encoding apelin receptor B: MNFLHTDLDQVSNCFINVIDPLINIILPDKIIYSFKEERDTLRRMEKWTTPEYYDYDYEEQENSTMCDYSEWKPSYSVIPVLYMLIFILGLSGNGVVIFTVWRAQAKRRSADIYIGNLAMADLTFVLTLPLWAVYTALGYHWPFGVALCKISSYVVLLNMYASVFCLTAMSFDRYLAIVHSLSSTQLRTRGHMQASLTAIWLLSGLLAAPTLIFRTTKEDESSDLISCGMDFSLVLGGGNQTISQSNELKQKESMWIAGLSISSSALGFLLPFLAMMVCYCFIGCTVTRHFNSLRKEDQRKRRLLKIITTLVVVFAACWMPFHVLKSADALSYLNLAPNTCAFLRFLLLAHPYATCLAYVNSCLNPFLYAFFDLRFRSQCLCLLNLKKAMHTSPGSSMSSQKTEAQSLATKV; encoded by the coding sequence ATGAACTTCTTGCACACGGATTTGGACCAAGTTTCTAATTGCTTCATAAACGTTATTGATCCATTGATCAACATTATTTTACCTGATAAAATAATATACAGTTTTAAAGAAGAAAGGGATACTCTAAGAAGAATGGAGAAGTGGACAACCCCTGAATACTATGACTATGATTATGAAGAGCAGGAGAACAGCACCATGTGTGACTACTCTGAGTGGAAGCCTTCCTACTCAGTCATCCCAGTCCTCTACATGCTCATCTTCATCCTGGGTCTCTCTGGCAATGGTGTGGTCATCTTCACTGTGTGGAGGGCTCAGGCCAAGCGCCGGTCAGCAGACATCTACATAGGCAACCTGGCCATGGCTGACCTGACCTTCGTGCTGACTCTGCCACTGTGGGCAGTGTACACTGCATTGGGCTACCACTGGCCCTTCGGTGTGGCCCTCTGCAAGATCAGCAGCTACGTGGTGCTGCTCAACATGTACGCCAGCGTCTTCTGCCTCACCGCCATGAGCTTTGACCGCTACCTGGCCATCGTGCACTCTCTGTCCAGCACCCAGCTGCGTACCCGTGGCCACATGCAGGCCTCCCTGACGGCCATCTGGCTCCTCTCCGGCCTACTGGCTGCCCCCACACTCATCTTCCGCACCACCAAGGAGGACGAGAGCAGCGACCTCATCTCCTGTGGCATGGACTTCAGCCTGGTGTTGGGTGGGGGTAATCAAACAATCAGTCAATCAAATGAATTGAAGCAGAAGGAGTCCATGTGGATCGCAGGGCTCAgcatctcctcctctgccctggGCTTCCTCCTACCCTTCCTGGCCATGATGGTGTGCTACTGCTTCATCGGCTGCACCGTGACACGCCACTTCAACAGCCTGCGTAAGGAGGACCAGAGGAAGAGGCGTCTGCTGAAGATCATCACCACCCTGGTGGTTGTGTTTGCTGCCTGCTGGATGCCCTTCCACGTACTGAAGAGCGCTGATGCCCTCTCCTACCTGAACCTGGCTCCAAACACCTGTGCCTTCCTCCGCTTCCTCCTGCTGGCCCACCCTTATGCTACCTGCCTGGCCTACGTCAACAGCTGCCTCAATCCCTTCCTGTATGCCTTCTTCGACCTGCGCTTCCGTTCCCAGTGCCTCTGTCTGCTCAACCTGAAGAAGGCCATGCACACCAGCCCCGGCAGCTCCATGTCCTCCCAGAAGACAGAGGCCCAGTCGCTGGCCACTAAGGTGTGA